Proteins from one Triticum aestivum cultivar Chinese Spring chromosome 7A, IWGSC CS RefSeq v2.1, whole genome shotgun sequence genomic window:
- the LOC123154435 gene encoding uncharacterized protein: MASGSTCSGSVPLGRRGLVSCAHSLDCRADDAPPLPPDLEKVVYELIVGFYDQAFDRLPCERIPGLLDLLATGGCGTCLGLLDPVSNIILNTLALLPEGAAAAASTAPPATKKSKRLVRNDWHEIANRSCQSLLAFLMVYFGCLEKEQAARYLYWADANLSLAVMLIQHDLYVEGEEAVLDPESDRTQAALEWAATMAGHPSPGVLTQLMSSRLKEDDFHLLEKLLFSAADGPLTVADVGAINRILRMMMSPPCVATISRKGPILHVRKNLDAVWSTTPSTTEDTATALCWDGKPISSLQCGLSDKLQRCLGRADGLEQYLKKTPCSVDACDYLQTLKMRLHGMIHNFCIKALKLLPTPSGSLMCGFLMAGHCYGSMDPVSNIIVNSIWYNFLGGPLPASEGSKIEQYNDILDPLSLLRTQVHSLKGLMELATFAGPQFSTEACALELLCGTKCDIVDMLQSSLKMIKKNHFHEAAKAAGHPLPLQLGELHRLLVVFPEQRSVLLSFMTKARTDGTVLRLDDMTLHIRRMWSRYSKVRVGCYEQAPDLFPESRRLVSSMRSQYEEGRSWFRSKIEQVLKDYTTQHFWEPQYKLDIICGVEEINQSCPPSGKMCYRVNFTATSDLQLQRTLFFAEFLFSGGPRPETCCPLPYEYAGRCYSGVLTARKIVYPDDAKYIPHDITHDGTCHVDDMLEMDFVLSSEKDVELVEKLNKMHTEE; encoded by the exons ATGGCTTCTGGATCTACTTGTTCCGGCTCTGTTCCCCTTGGGAGGAGGGGGCTGGTGTCTTGCGCGCACAGCCTCGACTGCCGCGCCGACGACGCGCCTCCTCTCCCCCCCGACCTTGAAAAGGTCGTCTACGAGCTCATCGTCGGCTTCTACGACCAGGCGTTCGACCGGCTGCCCTGCGAGAGGATTCCGGgcctcctcgacctcctcgccaccggcggGTGCGGCACCTGCCTCGGCCTCCTCGACCCCGTCTCCAACATCATCCTCAACACCCTCGCCCTCCTCCCCGAAGGCGCCGCCGCCGCAGCTTCCACCGCTCCACCCGCCACAAAGAAGTCCAAAAGACTAGTGCGCAACGACTGGCACGAAATTGCAAACAGGTCCTGCCAAAGTCTCCTGGCCTTCCTCATGGTATACTTCGGATGCCTCGAAAAGGAACAGGCCGCCCGCTACCTCTACTGGGCCGACGCCAATCTCAGCCTCGCCGTCATGCTCATCCAACACGATCTCTATGTGGAGGGTGAAGAAGCAGTACTGGACCCTGAATCCGACAGGACGCAGGCCGCCCTCGAGTGGGCGGCCACCATGGCAGGTCACCCTTCGCCCGGCGTTTTGACTCAGCTCATGTCATCCCGGCTCAAAGAGGACGACTTTCACCTTCTGGAGAAGCTACTCTTTTCAGCAGCAGATGGCCCTCTCACGGTTGCGGATGTCGGAGCCATAAACCGCATATTGCGCATGATGATGAGCCCGCCCTGTGTTGCCACCATAAGCAGAAAAGGGCCAATTCTCCATGTCCGTAAGAACCTCGACGCTGTGTGGTCGACCACCCCCTCCACTACAGAGGACACCGCCACCGCCCTCTGCTGGGACGGAAAACCCATCTCGTCGCTGCAGTGCGGACTGTCTGACAAGCTGCAACGTTGCCTGGGAAGAGCGGATGGCCTGGAACAATATTTGAAGAAGACCCCGTGCAGCGTTGACGCCTGCGATTACCTGCAGACTCTCAAGATGCGCCTCCACGGTATGATTCACAACTTCTGCATCAAGGCGCTCAAGCTGCTGCCCACACCATCGGGCTCGCTTATGTGTGGCTTCCTCATGGCCGGCCACTGCTACGGCTCCATGGACCCTGTCTCTAACATCATCGTCAACTCCATTTGGTACAACTTCCTTGGCGGTCCTCTCCCAGCGTCTGAAGGCAGCAAGATTGAGCAATACAATGACATACTTGACCCCCTATCTCTGCTCCGCACACAGGTCCACTCCCTCAAGGGCCTTATGGAGCTCGCCACATTCGCCGGCCCCCAGTTCTCAACAGAGGCTTGTGCTCTAGAGTTGCTCTGCGGTACAAAATGCGACATTGTTGACATGTTACAATCATCGCTAAAGATGATTAAAAAGAACCACTtccatgaagctgccaaggccgctGGACACCCTCTACCGCTTCAGCTGGGTGAACTGCACCGGCTGCTGGTGGTGTTCCCCGAGCAGCGAAGCGTGCTGCTCTCCTTTATGACCAAGGCTCGAACTGACGGTACCGTGTTGCGCCTTGATGACATGACACTTCATATTAGGCGCATGTGGAGCAGATACTCGAAGGTTCGTGTCGGCTGCTATGAGCAAGCTCCTGATCTTTTTCCAGAGTCTCGGAGGTTGGTGTCTAGCATGAGATCACAGTATGAGGAGGGGAGGAGCTGGTTCCGTTCAAAGATTGAACAGGTGCTGAAGGATTACACGACCCAGCATTTTTGG GAACCACAGTATAAACTTGACATTATCTGTGGCGTGGAGGAAATCAACCAAAGCTGCCCCCCCTCGGGTAAGATGTGCTACCGCGTGAACTTCACTGCTACTTCTGATTTGCAGCTTCAGAGGACGCTATTCTTCGCCGAGTTTTTGTTCTCAGGTGGGCCAAGGCCAGAGACCTGCTGCCCTCTACCCTATGAGTATGCAG GCCGTTGCTACTCTGGCGTGCTTACCGCAAGGAAAATCGTGTATCCAGATGACGCCAAATACATCCCGCACGATATCACCCATGACGGTACCTGCCACGTGGATGACATGCTAGAGATGGACTTCGTCCTCAGTTCCGAGAAAGATGTGGAGCTTGTGGAGAAACTCAACAAGATGCACACTGAAGAGTGA